The following coding sequences lie in one Arthrobacter sp. SLBN-122 genomic window:
- a CDS encoding response regulator transcription factor: MDVLIVEDDDAMAGALAAAVESAGHHPQRLSRGVDALLSHRNFQVILLDLGLPDMDGLEVLRKLRQVTDVPILILTARDDERSVVLGLRSGADDYLVKPVKLVELLARIEAVTRRAGRGRGTPQEDVIVLDDLVIDLNRRTASRAALPLPLTATEFELLALLARHAGSVVTREQILDALWGDAFLASSRSLDVHLTGLRAKLQKPGFIINVRGVGYRVEAASP; the protein is encoded by the coding sequence ATGGACGTGCTGATCGTCGAAGACGACGACGCCATGGCCGGCGCCCTGGCCGCCGCCGTGGAAAGCGCCGGGCACCACCCGCAGCGGCTGTCCCGGGGCGTGGACGCGCTGCTCTCGCACCGGAACTTCCAGGTGATCCTCCTGGACCTTGGGCTGCCGGACATGGATGGGCTGGAGGTGCTGCGCAAGCTGCGGCAGGTCACCGATGTCCCCATCCTGATCCTGACCGCCCGCGACGACGAACGCAGCGTGGTGCTCGGGCTCCGCTCCGGCGCCGACGACTACCTGGTCAAACCCGTAAAGCTGGTGGAACTGCTGGCCCGGATTGAAGCGGTGACGCGGCGGGCGGGACGGGGCCGCGGGACACCGCAGGAGGACGTTATTGTCCTGGACGACCTGGTGATCGACCTCAACCGGCGCACCGCTTCCAGGGCAGCCCTCCCCCTCCCCCTGACCGCCACGGAGTTCGAACTCCTGGCCCTGCTGGCACGGCATGCGGGCTCCGTGGTGACGCGCGAGCAGATCCTGGACGCCCTGTGGGGTGACGCGTTCCTGGCCTCCTCCCGGTCCCTGGACGTGCACCTCACCGGGTTGCGGGCGAAACTGCAGAAGCCCGGTTTCATCATCAATGTGCGCGGCGTGGGATACCGGGTGGAGGCGGCTTCCCCATGA